One window from the genome of Schistocerca piceifrons isolate TAMUIC-IGC-003096 chromosome 8, iqSchPice1.1, whole genome shotgun sequence encodes:
- the LOC124712347 gene encoding uncharacterized protein LOC124712347, translating to MGRTRVWEGRECGKDASVGRTRVWEGRECGKDASVGRTRVWEGRECGKDASVGRTRVWEGRECGKDASVGRTRVWEGRECGKDASVGRTRVWEGRECGKDASVGRTRVWEGRECGKDASVGRTRVWEGRECGKDASVGRTRVWEGRECGKDASVGRTRVWEGRECGKDASVGRTRVWEGRECGKDASVGRTRVWEGRECGKDASVGRTRVWEGRECGKDASVGRTRVWEGRECGKDASVGRTRVWEGRECGKDASVGRTRVWEGRECGKDASVGRTRVWEGRECGKDASVGRTRVWEGRECGKDASVGRTRVWEGRECGKDASVGRTRVWEGRECGKDASVGRTRVWEGRECGKDASVGRTRVWEGRECGKDASVGKSHI from the coding sequence ATGGGAAGGACGCGAGTGTGGGAAGGACGCGAGTGTGGGAAGGACGCGAGTGTGGGAAGGACGCGAGTGTGGGAAGGACGCGAGTGTGGGAAGGACGCGAGTGTGGGAAGGACGCGAGTGTGGGAAGGACGCGAGTGTGGGAAGGACGCGAGTGTGGGAAGGACGCGAGTGTGGGAAGGACGCGAGTGTGGGAAGGACGCGAGTGTGGGAAGGACGCGAGTGTGGGAAGGACGCGAGTGTGGGAAGGACGCGAGTGTGGGAAGGACGCGAGTGTGGGAAGGACGCGAGTGTGGGAAGGACGCGAGTGTGGGAAGGACGCGAGTGTGGGAAGGACGCGAGTGTGGGAAGGACGCGAGTGTGGGAAGGACGCGAGTGTGGGAAGGACGCGAGTGTGGGAAGGACGCGAGTGTGGGAAGGACGCGAGTGTGGGAAGGACGCGAGTGTGGGAAGGACGCGAGTGTGGGAAGGACGCGAGTGTGGGAAGGACGCGAGTGTGGGAAGGACGCGAGTGTGGGAAGGACGCGAGTGTGGGAAGGACGCGAGTGTGGGAAGGACGCGAGTGTGGGAAGGACGCGAGTGTGGGAAGGACGCGAGTGTGGGAAGGACGCGAGTGTGGGAAGGACGCGAGTGTGGGAAGGACGCGAGTGTGGGAAGGACGCGAGTGTGGGAAGGACGCGAGTGTGGGAAGGACGCGAGTGTGGGAAGGACGCGAGTGTGGGAAGGACGCGAGTGTGGGAAGGACGCGAGTGTGGGAAGGACGCGAGTGTGGGAAGGACGCGAGTGTGGGAAGGACGCGAGTGTGGGAAGGACGCGAGTGTGGGAAGGACGCGAGTGTGGGAAGGACGCGAGTGTGGGAAGGACGCGAGTGTGGGAAGGACGCGAGTGTGGGAAGGACGCGAGTGTGGGAAGGACGCGAGTGTGGGAAGGACGCGAGTGTGGGAAGGACGCGAGTGTGGGAAGGACGCGAGTGTGGGAAGGACGCGAGTGTGGGAAGGACGCGAGTGTGGGAAGGACGCGAGTGTGGGAAGGACGCGAGTGTGGGAAGGACGCGAGTGTGGGAAGGACGCGAGTGTGGGAAGGACGCGAGTGTGGGAAGGACGCGAGTGTGGGAAGGACGCGAGTGTGGGGAAATCGCACATATAG